The Pirellulales bacterium genome segment TGCAAAGCCGCTTGGACATCTACCTGGAACAGTATTGCAAGACGGTCCGCGTCGAAGCGCTGCTCACGATTGAGATGTCCAAGACGTTGATCTTCCCGGCCGTCATTCGCTATCAGAACGAACTGGCATCGACCTGCGCCAACCTGAAGCTGGTCGGCTACGAGTTCGATACCGACACGCTGGACAAGATCACCGAGTTGGTGAAGTGCCTGCAGGACAGCACCTCGATGCTGGAAAAGGCCCTGGCCCATCACGGTGCCGCCAGCCTGGACGACGAGGCGCGTCACTTTTGCGAAGAAGTGCTGCCGGCCATGTCAGCCGTCCGCAAGTACGCCGACGAACTGGAAGGCTGGGTAGCCGACGACCTGTGGCCGCTGCCGACCTACCAGGAAATGCTGTTTATCAAGTAGTTCGAGCCTCGGATCGATCCCGTCGCGCGTATTGCGACTGCGCGCGACGGGATCGCCGTTTTTTTGGGCGTCTCAGCAGCGGGCCAATAGGACCTCGCAGCACCCGCGTCCAAGACAACTCCGCGGGGCGCGGGGAACTTAAAAAGTCTCGCGCCAACTGATGGACCTGCCTCGCTAATTGCCGAGAGCATGGCGTCTGCCCACGCCAATTCACGTTCCTCCTAGTGCGATGCCAGGTTTCTTTGCCGCCCGTTGAAGCGGGTCATCTGGCCGTTATGGCTCAATTTGGGCGAATTGCCGTTGACGGTTGCGCTTGTCCTGAACTAGAATCAGATTCTGTTTCTGGTTCTACGAGGAGCCCCGAGTTATGGCCGTCGCCGCCGAGCCGAACGTCAAATGGGCCCACCCACATACGCAAGCGCGCAGTGAAGAAACGCTCGGGCGGATACTGGATGCGACCGAGGCGCTGCTGACCCGGCACCCGTTCGAGGAAATCTCGATCGGCGATATCGTCCGCAAAAGCCGCTCGTCCGTGGGGGCGTTCTACGCCCGCTTTCCCGACAAGGACGCACTCTTGGGGTGCCTGTACGAGCGTTTCCGGCAAGAGCAGGCGGAATTGACCGACGCGCTGTTCGATCCGCCGCGGTGGCAGAACCAGTCGCTCGCGGCGGTCCTGGCCACAGCGATTCCGTTTCTCGTTCAGTTGCATCGCGACCGGCAGGGACTCTTGCGGGCCTTCGCGGCCAAGGCCTGTAGCGACGAGCGCTTTCGCCAGGTCTGGAAACAAGCCCGCGACCATGCCGCCAAACGACTCAAGGAATTGGTCGCCGCACGAACGGACGAGATCGCGCATCCTGATCCCGAATTGGCCGTCGAGGCGGGCCTGTCGATGGTGATGTGTACGGTCGAACTAAAATTGCAATTAGGTGAAATCGACGACCCAGCCATGGATGTGCTGGCGCAAGAACTGGTGCGAGCGCTCGTGGCTTATACGGGCATTCGTAACATGGCGGGCGTTCAGTAAACGAAATAGGCGAGTGGTCTCGCAAACACGAAATGAGCAATTAGCGGGTTGCCCGCGCTGTCTTTTCTACTGTCAAAAAAACATCGGCCTCAGGCTATTGGGACGTTGCGATGATTGCCAACTTGCGTTTCCGTGGTGCGATGGTCTTGGTCATGCTCTCCTGTGCCTGGTGTTCGCCGGTCGCGTCAGGAGCCGAAGCGTCGGACGTGCTGCCGAAGTGCCTTGGCCAGAAATCGCCTGATTTTCGCCTGCCCGATGCCAGCGGCCAGGAACATGCACTAGCCGATCTGCAGGACGCGCGCTTGGTTGTCGTGGCCTTCTTGGGCACCGAGTGTCCCCTGGCAAAACTGTACGGACCGCGCCTCGAACATTTAGCGGCTCAATACGCGGAACGTGGCGTACGTGTGCTGGGAATCGACGCCAACGTGCAAGACACCCCTGACGAGGTCGGGGCCTACGCACACGAGCATGGGATCACGTTTCCTCTGTTGGTCGATCGCGGCAACATGATTGCCGACAAGCTGGGCGCCACCCGCACTCCCGAGGTGTTCCTGTTGGACGAAAAACGCGTCGTGCGCTATCAAGGACGCATCGACGATCAATTCGGCATCGGCGTGCAAAAGGCCAAGCCCACACGGCAGGATCTAGCCACGGCCATCGACGAATTGCTGGCTGGCGGAAACGTGTCCCAGCCCGAGTTGCCGGCCCCAGGATGTTTTATTGGTCGCGTGACGCGTCCCGCGGCAGACGCCGAGATCACCTATTCGCGACAGATCGCGCGCATCTTCCAGCGGCACTGCGTGGAATGCCATCGCGAGGGCGAGATTGGCCCGTTCGCCATGACGAGCTATGCCGAGGTAGTCGGCTGGGGCGAAACCATCCGCGAGGTCGTTGACCAAGGACGCATGCCCCCCTGGTTCGCCGATCCCAAGCACGGGAAATTCGTCAACGATCAACGGCTCTCCGACGAAGAAAAACGGCAAATCACGCAGTGGGTCGCCTCGGGCTGTCCCGAGGGAGATCCTGCCGAGCAGCCTGCACCGCGCACGTTTGTCGACGGTTGGAACATTCCGCAGCCGGACGTGGTCTTCAAGATGCGCGCCGAACCGTATCAGGTTCCGGCCGAAGGCGTCGTGGATTACCAGCACTACGTCATCGATCCGGGATTCACCGAAGACAAATGGTCGATTGCCAGCGAAGCCCGGCCGGGCAACCATTCCGTGGTCCATCACATACTGGTGTTTTTGCACCCGCCGGGCCAGCCGCTCGAGATTGGCCGCGGCTCGCTGCTGGCGGCGTATGCTCCCGGCTCGCCTCCACGGCAAGTCCAGAAAGGCATGGCGAAACGGATTCCGGCCGGGTCGAAAATCATCATGCAAGTTCACTACACGCCCAACGGCCGCCCACAGCAGGATCTCAGCTCGCTGGGCCTGGTGCTGTGCGATGCCAAGGACGTGAAGCAGGAAGTCGAATCCGGTTGGGCCGTGAACTTTGCCATCGCCATACCACCCGGCATGGCGAACTACAAATCTTTCTCGATGCACCGATTCGAGGATGACCGGCTGCTGTTGATCCTCACGCCGCACATGCATATGCGCGGCAAATCGTTCCGTTACGAAGCATGGTATCCCACCGGCAAGCGCGAGGTGCTGTTGGATGTTCCCCGCTGGGACTTCAACTGGCAAATCGACTACGTGCTGGCCGAGCCGAAGTTGATGCCCAAGGGGACGCAGTTACGCTGCTTCGCGACGTACGATAATTCGCCGTCGAACCCGGCGAATCCCGACCCCAACAAATGGGTCTTCTTCGGCGAGCAGAGCTGGGACGAGATGATGATGGGTTGGTTCACCGCCGCCACATTACCCCCCAGCCCGCAGGCCGGCCCGACCGAAGTGACCGGCGGACAATAATCGGGCGGCGGAACATGCAGACCACGGGTAGTGGCATGCCTGCCCCCTCTGCGCAATGCGCTATATAGATGGCCGATCTGGAAAGCGCGAACCTGGTGGATGGACCAGACCTCTTTGCACGAGCCGATCGCTACGTGCGTTGCTATAGGGGTGGACCGTGTGAAATCGTTTCTTGATCAAGCTGAGGGCTGGCATGCAGATCCAAACCGTCACCGAGGCCAACTTTGCTGAAGTATTGCCGCTGGTGGCGGCCTATCAGCAGTTCTATCTCGCCGCGCCCGATGCCGAACGCAACCGCCGGCATTTCTCCCGATTTCTTACGGATCACTCGCAAGGAATCCTGTTCCTGGCCCGAGCCGACGATGGCGCCGCCGTCGGAATGGCGACCTTGTACTTCACCAACTCCTCGGTGCGGGCTTGCGTGCAATGTTTGATGAACGATCTTTACGTGGCGCCGAGCGCGCGAGGGCAAGGGATCGGCCGGGCGCTGATCGAGCACTGTCGGCAGCATGCCCAGCAGCTTGGCTACGACGCGATTATCTGGACCACGGCAACATCGAATGCCACGGCGCAGCGGTTGTACGACAGCCTAGGTGCCACCAGCAGCCAATGGCTGCACTATCGACTACCGTCGGTGGCTTCCTGAGCGAGCCTTCGATGGCGCCTCGCTTTCTCTTTTTGGTTGAAGAACGAACCAATCATGTTTGCGCGTTATTGATGCCCAGGCTTACGGTTTATACAGGGCATTTGCGCATTCGTGGGCCGGCCGGTCAGTACAATGCGGCTACGATTTTTCGCCTGCTAGACGGCTAACAATCGGTCCGCACGTCACGCGGCGTCTTGTTCGTACCAGACGATCGAACCACACGGAGGGATTTGAAACGATGCCCGCCTTCGTCGAGTTCCACCATAAAAATCGCAAGGTGATTCTGAACCTGGAACAGGTGTGCGTCATTGAGGAACGCGCGGACAGTCCCGACTTGTTGATTCGCTGCTCGAATGCCGAAGATTATCTGGCGGTCGGCGCCGAGGGTGAAAAGGTGCGGGCCGCGCTCCGCGATTTCTGGTGTGCGACCAAATGAACGTCGCGGGGGTGTCGCTCGCCGGAGTGTCACACGCAGTGGGCTACGGCGCGGGGGCCGCGGCTGCTTCGTCGGCATCTATCAGGCCATCCCGATTCTTATCCAACCGTGCGAACGCGTCCGCCGTGCCGAGAAATTCTCGCGCGCTAAGATCACCATCCTGGTTTCTATCCATCGCCACGAACCATTCCGGACCCGCGGCATGCGCCTCGCGCTTTGACCCACCCAGACCCAATCGCGCCCCGGCAGTGCGGGCGTCGGCAAACTCGGCCGACACGCGAAATAGTTCCAGCGTCAGCCGCTGCGTGATCTCATCCCCTGCCAGAAAATTATCGCCGTTGCGGTCCGCCACGGCGATCAATTGCGGCGCGGCCAGAATCTCGCGCACAGAGAGCTGATGGTCCGGAGCATCTGACGTGCTGTCCAAAAGATCGAATAAGTCCTGCCCTCCGTTGATGACTCGCAACACCAGCCGCGTGCTGGCCGCCTGCACCCTGGTGTGCAGATAGGGCTTGAATTCCTCCGGCGAAACCTTGCCGTCTTTGTCGGCGTCCATCGCCACCAGCGAACCGGCCACGAGCGACGCGCGCTGACACTCGGCCTCGTCCAGGTAACCGTTCTTGTCGCCATCGTAGTCAGCAAAGGGAAACTCGTCGTCGATGCTGCGGCCCGGATTGCGATTATGCCGCCTTAGTTCGATCTCGAGTCCACGCCCTTCAATCCGCAGGTCGCCCGTGAGCCGACGATGAATCGTAAAAGCCGAGGCTTTGCCGCTGGCATTCGACCGCCGTGTTCCGGCGGGACCAGCCCCGATCGGAATCGATACTTCCAGATCGAAGTGTTGCTGGTAGGCCGCGGCCAATTCGTCGGCCGTCGCGCGGCCGGAATCCGCGTCGGACAATTGGCGCACGATCGCTGGCTCGGGCAGTAGTTCGGCATCGTCGCCCGCGATCGAGAGTTGGCCGTCGTGGTTGCGGTCGTAATGCTTTAGCAAGGCCGCGGCAATCTGCGCGCGAGAGACGTCAGACCCCAGGGCCAGCACGGTCGATGGCGTCTCGCCGATCGAATTCCCTTCAGACACGTCCGATTTCGCCACGGCGCGCGGATCGTCAATCAGTTCATCGGCGGTAATGGCTTCGTCATCGTTGAAGTCGCGACGCCGGAGCAATTGCTCGGCGGCCTGTAATTCGGCCAGCGATAGCCGACGATCGCCGTCGGAATCGAGGATGGCGAAGATGGCCGTCCCGTTCACGCTCGGCTCCTCGCGCACAACCAGCGGCGGCGCGGCCTGCAGAAAATACGCGACCATTTCTGCCGAGCCCAACGTGGCGCCGTCAACTGCCAATCGCTTTAATTCCGCCACCGCCTCCCGGCCCGGTCCACAAATCATGCCGGCCAGCTTGCTGGCTTGCTCGACCGTAATGCGACCATCGCCATCAGCATCGATGTCGGCAAAGGCCCGCTCGATGCGCTCCTGCCACGCTTGCCGGAACGGGGTTTTATCCACTGCAATGTGCAGCCGCAGCGCGAGCGGCTTCAAGGGCGTGAAGAGTATCAGGTCCTGTACATCGGCAGCCACTTCGTCGCGGGCTGCGACAGAGGCGTTCACCTTTACCGACGTATCAAGCGGCGCATCGTCTGCCGCCAATACCGCTCCGCAGCCAAACAGATACACAACCGCCAGGCACAACCGCTGCATCTAAAGAATCTCCGCCAGCGGCTGGGCCTTGCTATCGACAATACCGATCGGCCGGCCCGTGTTCGAGATGTTCTGCTTTGCCGGATCGATGTCCAGAGCCTGGCAAATCGTGGCCAACAGGTCGGGCACGGCGACCGGGCGGTCTTCGATCGTGGTGCCATCGGCGCTCGTGCGGCCGATGGCCTGGCCGCCGCGGATGCCGCCGCCTGCAAGCACAGCGCTCCAAGCATTTGGAAAGTGATCTCGCCCGCCGCCAGGATTGATCTTGGGGGTACGGCCGAATTCCCCCATCCACACGACCATGGTGCTGTCGAGCAAGCCGCCAGCGCGCAGGTCGTCCAAGAGAGCTGACCAGGCCGGATCAAGCACTCCGCTGAGTTTCTTCACGGTCTCGAAATTATCGGCGTGCGTGTCCCAACCAAGTACCTGGTTGTCGACGCCGCTGAGCGTGACCTCGACAAACGGGACGCCCCGCTCGACCAATCGACGGGCCAGCAGGCAACCCTGACCGAATTTGCTTTTGCCGTACCGCTCGCGGGTGGCATCGGTCTCTTCGCCGAGTTCGAAAGCCTTGGCAGCGGCGCTGCGCATCAAACGCACCGCCCGCCCGTAAGCCACGTCATGCGGGGCCGCGGCCGGGCGCTCGCGGATGAAGCGGTTATTCTGCGCCGTTAATAACGACAACCGGCCGTCGACCGAATCCGGGCTAACTGTGTCCGGCAGCGCGAGGTTTTCTACCTTCAGCGCCACCGGGCTGTTGCCCTCGCCGCCACTAGGGCCGTCGCCAACCACCAATGGCGCGTAGTTCGGACCTAAAAAACCTGGCCCGTAAGCGGCCGGCGCAAGCGATCTGAAAGGCGCGATGCTGACAAAGTTCGGCAGTTCGGCATCGTCGTGCCCCAACTCCTTGGCCACCAGCGATCCCAGCGTGGGATAGCGAATCGCACCCACCGGCAGATAGCCCGTGCGCACCAGCGTGGTCGCACGGCCGTGGTCCCCTTCCTTCGTGGTCATTGAGCGGATGATGGCCATGTCCGAGGCATGCGTCGCCAGGCGCGGCAAGTGTTCCGAGATCTTTACGCCCGACACCGTGGTATCGATGTCTTTGAAAGAGCCGCCGTTGTCCGTGCCCGGTTTCAGGTCGAAGGTATCCATCTGGCTCGGTCCGCCGTTCATCCACAGCAGGATGCAGCTGCCGCGCCGCTTGGCAGGATTGCTGGCCGCGGCCAGCGCTTCCAGCCAGCCCGACATTGAGCCGCCCAGCACCCCGGCCGCCGAGAGTTGCATCCAACGGCGACGATCGCTGCGCGATAGATCCGACAGGCGTTTCAACAATCGGCTCATGCTCGCCTCTCCTAGAATCAGCGGCTGAAATCGGCACGCGATTCGCCGCTGGCATTAATGGTTGGACACGAACTCGGCACTATTCAAAAGCACCCACAGGACATCGGCCAAGCGGCCGTCTTGATCGCCGGCTTTGACGTAGGCCAGGAATTCGGCCGTTTCGTCATCGTGGGGCATGCGACAAAGTGTCGCTAAAAACAACATGTCCACGCGATCTTTGGCGTCGACGAAGGGGATCTTGCGGATCGCGGTCAATGTCTTGCTACGGTCGACGCTGGTCGCATCTCCCACCAGCTTGCCGTTCATCAGCGTCAGGGCTTGCACGATCGTGGTTTGATTTTCACTGCGCTGGCGCCCCTCGGCGGCAAACTTGTTGCGAAAATCAACCCGCACCGAATCGGCCTGAAACGGCTGCGCGTTGCGCGGCGGCGGCGCTTCGTAAAAGCCGGTCGCCTGCACCAGGCTGTCGAATAGCTGATCGGCCGTCATGCGGCGCACAGGCATGCAGGCGAATTGAGCGGTTAGGTCCGTGTCGGTCGTCGGAACCTTGCTCGACAACTGATAGGCGCGCGACAGGGCAATGCCGCGCATCAACTGCTTGAGATCAAACCGCGTGGCAACAAATTGCTCGGCCAACTGCTCCACCAACTGGGCGCGGCGCGGGTCAGGCGCTTCCACGGAGTCAGCTGGTGCGGAAAGGCTCTTGCCGAAAAACTGCTCCCAGACGCGGTTCACGGCCGCGCGGGCAAAAAACGGATTTTGCGGGTGCGTCATCCATTGGGCGAGCGCCGTCCGATTGCCAATCTCGGCCCGCCACGTGGGAACGGACCCGTCCAAAAACTTTGGCAGCGCCACCATCTCGGTACCGGGGATTTTCAATCCGCCCCGATCGAAACTGTCGGACAGCGACACCATCATCATGTTGTCGGCAGTCGGCCCATCCAGGCCGCGAAAGAACGCCGCCAGCGACCAGAAATCTTCTTGCTTCCATTTGGCGAAGGGATGGTCGTGGCACTGGGCACATTCGACCTGCACGCCCAGGAAAACGCTCGATAGGCTGGCGGCGATGCTTTCTGGCTTGCGTTCGTTCGCCTGGAAGAAGGCAATCGGACTGGGAATGGTCCCGGCCAATGGTTGCCCGCGGCGCGTGGGCAGGGCGCTGCTGCTGGATACCAACTCTGCCACCAGTTGGTTGTAAGGCGTGTTGGCGGTGAAACGCAGTCGCAGCCACGACTCCAGCTCGGGTAACGAAACACGCAACTCGGGATTCGTCCCCAACAGCAAAGTATCTCGCCAGGTGTTGGCGAAGTGGGATGCGCAGATCGCGCTCGCCAATAGTTGGTCGACAAGCCGCTCGCGCTTATTGGCCCCTGTATCGGACAGAAACTCTCTGGACTGCGCGACGGAAGGAATCTTGCCGGCCAGGTCCAGGTAGATACGTCGCATGAACTCGGCGTCGTCCGACGCAATCGTCGGTTCGATGCCCGCCGCCAACCACGCCTCGGCCAGTGCCTGGTCGATTTGCGCCGTCATCTCTCGCGCGCGGGCATGATTGGGCGCGGCCAAAGCCGTCGCCGCCGGCGGCTGAACAGCAGGCAGTGCTGCCGGTGCCTCGGCCAGACCATGCAGCGGATTTAAGCACCAGCCGTACACGCCGATGCATAGAAATGTCAGTGCGAGGAATCGGCCGCGGCCGCGCACCGCCACAAATCTTGAAACATAACGGCCGACCCGGAATCGGGTCTGTGGGCCCTGCCATAAGAACGCCATCGCCAGTTCCTCAGCCTGCCGTCTGGATGAAGCGACGCTGAGGCTGATTCTACCCCTGTCGGCCGCACGCGCAAAGCGAATTCTGCGGTGCGGCCGAAAGCCCCCGGCCTAATAGTCGTCCACCGGCGCGATCGAGTACGGCTGCTCGGCGATCCGGCCCAGTTCGTCCAACGTGCGACGCTGCCCCACAGAGGGCCAGCCCGAGATGCCGGCCAGTTCCGGCATGACGTCCAGCAGTTGGTCGATCAGGCGCTCGGCCAGGGTGTGCATGCACGGATCCTGCGAACTCTCCAGGATCGTAGCGGCCGTTTTCATGACTTTTACCAGCGCCGCACGTGCCAGCACCGGCTGCGAAAGTTGCAGCATGGGCTCGTTCAGCAATTCGGCCACGGGCACGTCCAGCAGCTTTTGCCAGCGATACAGCTCGCTGAGCAACAGGTCGTAATTCTCGTTCTCTTGCCGGCGGACCTCGTCGGTCGACAGCAGCAGCCCTTGCCGCGCCGCCCTCAGCGATACTCCCTGTTGCGCCCGCACCTCGGCGATGCGGTGCAACGGACCACTGGTCAACAAGAGATCTCTCGCCCCGGAAACTCGGCCATTGCTCGGCCGCCGGCAACTACAGTCGTGATCTTGATTCGGCATGACCATGTTACAACTTCCTCAATTGAAAGAATCCCACCCTGATTGAAACTGCCGCCGAAATTCTGCGGCCCCGGTAACTCCAACTATTCCTTCACTCACGGCCCTCGCCGCGAGTGGTCACCTGTCAAACGCTGTCGCCGCGTGCAAACAGACTGCGTGCGGCGGCAATGACGACCAGCGTCACGTAGGTCGTCAGGGCCGCGGGCCCTTGGCCGTTGGGCCCGTTTTCGGTCGTGCCTGGCCCGTCCGGTCTTGTTGCGGTTTGCGATACCGTTTCTGTCTCCGTGATCGGTGGCGTTGGTACGGTCAGCCGATTGCACGGCCCCAGCGTCCGGCCACAGCGAATGCAGCGGACTTGGGCGCGAGCGGTCGATACCACCAACCCACACGGACATTGCAAAACGCACATTTCGGCACCTCCGTAAGCCAGCGCTCGATCGGCCTCGGCCGGGTGATTTGCCAACAGGCCTTTCCCCGCCGGGGCTCACTGGATAACGCGACGTTTGCGCACCGAGTCCGCAAAGATTTTCAAGAATGTCCGCCAGCGGCTGAGCCGACCGCCCTGCGGATCAGCCTTTCCCGGCCTTTTTTCATTGGGTGAAACGGCATTCAGGAAGCACGCCTGAATGGCGCGGCGATGCGCTTAGGGCGATTTGCCCAGCCCCCAAACTCCTCTCAGGCCGCACCGGGGAAATGTGCCAGCGTCATTGCCCGTCATACTTCCGGGCCCCATTCGACGAACCTGTCGTGACAGTCAGAATGGAACCGGCGGACGCTGGGCGACCGCCCTCAGGCGAGACGGGAATTAGCCTCACATCGATCCCGGATGAAGTACAATCGGGGCTTGCTGTCGCGATGACTGGCAGCAATTGTCACGCGCGCTCTACAGGGCCGCCCGCATGCCCGCCACTCCGTCTGAACAAGCAACTCGGATTGTCAACGAACTCGCCGCGGGAGATCACCGCGCCGCCGAGGAGCTGATGCCGCTGGTTTACGACGAGTTTCGCGAATTGGCGGGCGCGTATTTGCGCCAAGAGACAAAGGCCCACACGCTGCAGCCGACGGCACTGGTACACGAGGCATATTTGCGGCTGATCGACCAGACGCGGGTCAACTGGCAAGGGCGCACGCATTTCTTCGCCGTCGGCGCGCAGGCCATGCGTCGCATACTGGTCGACCATGCCCGTGCCAGGCACCGCGACAAACGAGGCGGCGGCTGGCATCGTATCGCGCTAGACGAGCATCTGATGGTCTCACCCGACCACGATGCCGATATACTGGCCGTCGACGAGGCGATCGATAAGCTGAACGCCATCGACGGCCGGCAGGCGCGGATCGTTGAGCTGCGTTTCTTCGGAGGTTTGACGGTCGAAGAGGTGGCCCAGGTTCTCGGCGTCTCGAAGCGCACCGTCGAAAACGAGTGGAAAATCATCCGCGCCTGGATGAGACGAGAACTCGCCGGGGAATCCGTGCCGTGACGAGCGACCATTACGATCGCGCCAAGAAGCTCTTCCTCTTGGTTTGCAGCCTGGACGAATCGGCGCGGGCCGAGACCCTGGGGCGTGAATGCGGCGGCAATGCAGCGCTCCGTTCCGAGGTCGAATCTTTGCTCGCGCACCATGCCACGCAGACGATTCTTCAGGAGCCCCACGAGCGATACGCCATCAGACCGCGTGATCCTTGGCATGTGCCGGCGACTGCCCGGCGTGCCTTCGGCGTGGTCTGGCAC includes the following:
- a CDS encoding TetR/AcrR family transcriptional regulator → MAVAAEPNVKWAHPHTQARSEETLGRILDATEALLTRHPFEEISIGDIVRKSRSSVGAFYARFPDKDALLGCLYERFRQEQAELTDALFDPPRWQNQSLAAVLATAIPFLVQLHRDRQGLLRAFAAKACSDERFRQVWKQARDHAAKRLKELVAARTDEIAHPDPELAVEAGLSMVMCTVELKLQLGEIDDPAMDVLAQELVRALVAYTGIRNMAGVQ
- a CDS encoding DUF1549 domain-containing protein, with the protein product MAFLWQGPQTRFRVGRYVSRFVAVRGRGRFLALTFLCIGVYGWCLNPLHGLAEAPAALPAVQPPAATALAAPNHARAREMTAQIDQALAEAWLAAGIEPTIASDDAEFMRRIYLDLAGKIPSVAQSREFLSDTGANKRERLVDQLLASAICASHFANTWRDTLLLGTNPELRVSLPELESWLRLRFTANTPYNQLVAELVSSSSALPTRRGQPLAGTIPSPIAFFQANERKPESIAASLSSVFLGVQVECAQCHDHPFAKWKQEDFWSLAAFFRGLDGPTADNMMMVSLSDSFDRGGLKIPGTEMVALPKFLDGSVPTWRAEIGNRTALAQWMTHPQNPFFARAAVNRVWEQFFGKSLSAPADSVEAPDPRRAQLVEQLAEQFVATRFDLKQLMRGIALSRAYQLSSKVPTTDTDLTAQFACMPVRRMTADQLFDSLVQATGFYEAPPPRNAQPFQADSVRVDFRNKFAAEGRQRSENQTTIVQALTLMNGKLVGDATSVDRSKTLTAIRKIPFVDAKDRVDMLFLATLCRMPHDDETAEFLAYVKAGDQDGRLADVLWVLLNSAEFVSNH
- a CDS encoding sigma-70 family RNA polymerase sigma factor — translated: MPATPSEQATRIVNELAAGDHRAAEELMPLVYDEFRELAGAYLRQETKAHTLQPTALVHEAYLRLIDQTRVNWQGRTHFFAVGAQAMRRILVDHARARHRDKRGGGWHRIALDEHLMVSPDHDADILAVDEAIDKLNAIDGRQARIVELRFFGGLTVEEVAQVLGVSKRTVENEWKIIRAWMRRELAGESVP
- a CDS encoding DUF1501 domain-containing protein; amino-acid sequence: MSRLLKRLSDLSRSDRRRWMQLSAAGVLGGSMSGWLEALAAASNPAKRRGSCILLWMNGGPSQMDTFDLKPGTDNGGSFKDIDTTVSGVKISEHLPRLATHASDMAIIRSMTTKEGDHGRATTLVRTGYLPVGAIRYPTLGSLVAKELGHDDAELPNFVSIAPFRSLAPAAYGPGFLGPNYAPLVVGDGPSGGEGNSPVALKVENLALPDTVSPDSVDGRLSLLTAQNNRFIRERPAAAPHDVAYGRAVRLMRSAAAKAFELGEETDATRERYGKSKFGQGCLLARRLVERGVPFVEVTLSGVDNQVLGWDTHADNFETVKKLSGVLDPAWSALLDDLRAGGLLDSTMVVWMGEFGRTPKINPGGGRDHFPNAWSAVLAGGGIRGGQAIGRTSADGTTIEDRPVAVPDLLATICQALDIDPAKQNISNTGRPIGIVDSKAQPLAEIL
- a CDS encoding redoxin domain-containing protein codes for the protein MIANLRFRGAMVLVMLSCAWCSPVASGAEASDVLPKCLGQKSPDFRLPDASGQEHALADLQDARLVVVAFLGTECPLAKLYGPRLEHLAAQYAERGVRVLGIDANVQDTPDEVGAYAHEHGITFPLLVDRGNMIADKLGATRTPEVFLLDEKRVVRYQGRIDDQFGIGVQKAKPTRQDLATAIDELLAGGNVSQPELPAPGCFIGRVTRPAADAEITYSRQIARIFQRHCVECHREGEIGPFAMTSYAEVVGWGETIREVVDQGRMPPWFADPKHGKFVNDQRLSDEEKRQITQWVASGCPEGDPAEQPAPRTFVDGWNIPQPDVVFKMRAEPYQVPAEGVVDYQHYVIDPGFTEDKWSIASEARPGNHSVVHHILVFLHPPGQPLEIGRGSLLAAYAPGSPPRQVQKGMAKRIPAGSKIIMQVHYTPNGRPQQDLSSLGLVLCDAKDVKQEVESGWAVNFAIAIPPGMANYKSFSMHRFEDDRLLLILTPHMHMRGKSFRYEAWYPTGKREVLLDVPRWDFNWQIDYVLAEPKLMPKGTQLRCFATYDNSPSNPANPDPNKWVFFGEQSWDEMMMGWFTAATLPPSPQAGPTEVTGGQ
- a CDS encoding GNAT family N-acetyltransferase; amino-acid sequence: MQIQTVTEANFAEVLPLVAAYQQFYLAAPDAERNRRHFSRFLTDHSQGILFLARADDGAAVGMATLYFTNSSVRACVQCLMNDLYVAPSARGQGIGRALIEHCRQHAQQLGYDAIIWTTATSNATAQRLYDSLGATSSQWLHYRLPSVAS